The DNA window CAACGCAGGTAGTGCGGGACTTGACAAGATAAAGTTCAATATCACACTGGGCAACAATGCCGCTGAAGTCCCATCATTACGTCGGAGTGAATGGGGCGGTGCCGATCCAAGCGATGCGGATTTTGAGAACGCTGCACGAACCTTAGACGACATCCTGGCATTCTGCGACGCGCACCACATCAAAGGCTTCCATCACGCACATCTTGGCACAATGCTTGAGACGGTTGAAGATGCCGAACGCCTCTTGGCAGTTGCGCCGAGCCTCTGGTTGCTATTTGATACAGGGCACATGCTCGCTGCGGGGAGTGATCCGATGCAGGTTTTTGAGAGCGAAAATTTGCGGAATAGGATTGGACACGTCCATCTCAAGGACTGCCACGCCAACGATCCAGAAACATGGGACTATAGAACGCAACGTTTCGGTGAGCAGGCGCGTTTTGCTGAACTGGGTGCGGGGAACTTAGGGCTTGATGTCAAAGCTGCTTTGGAAGGACTCGAATCCGTCGGTTATGACGGATGGGTCTCTGTCGAACTCGACCGTCCCTATCCGCCACGCCCACCGGCTGAAGCTGCAGTCGTAAATCGAGAATATCTGAGGGGTCTTGGATATTGAACGGAGGCACACTACTATGCTGAAGCGAATCAAAATTCAGGGGTATAAATCACTCGTGGATCTTGAGCTAAATCTCAAATCTCTTTCCGTGCTCGTGGGTCCTAACGCCTCAGGAAAGAGCAATTTCCTTGATGCTCTACAACTTTTGTCTCGGATGTCAACCTGTCATACCTTGGAGGAAACATTTGAGCCTCCATACCGAGGGCATCCACTGGAATCGTTCACTTTTGGAGATGAAGGTATCAAGAGCCTTCTGGAAAAGGAAAAAGTGTCGTTCAGTATAGAGGTAGATGTTCAACTTTCCGCAGCAGTTATTGAAAGTGTCAATCAGCGTATTGAAAAAATAAGAGAAACAACGGCAAAAAGCACGCAAAGTGCTGATAAATCTGTTTCGGATCGGCGGGTACTTGTGCGTGAGAAAGATCTACGGTACCGAATTGAGGTCGAAATGCTTCCAGAATTCGGCATCTTACGCGTGGCAGATGAATATCTCGCAGCATTAACCGAGGAAGGGCACCCAAAACAGAACAGGAAGCCTTTCTTAGAACGCACCGGGGATCGGTTGCATTTGCGGATGGAAGGACAAGCGCATCCACTCTACTATGAACGCTACCTTGACTACAGTATCCTTTCGAGGTCGCACTATCCTCCTCATTATCCTCACTTGACTGCAATGCAGCAAGAGTTGGCGAACTGGCTTACTTTCTATCTTGAGCCCAGAGAACAAATGAGGCTCCCAAACCCAGTCAAAGCAGTTCACGACATTGGATCAATGGGGGAGGATCTCGCAGCCTTTCTCAATACTTTGCAAGCTCGTAATAAGCAACAATTTCAATCTGTCCAGAAATCGCTCCATACCATGATTCCGTCTATAACGGGAATTGATGTCAGTGTTAACGAATTAGGTGAAGTTGAATTAGATTTGCGTGAAGGTGAAAAGCGCATTTCTGCCCGCGTTTTATCGGAGGGCACATTTCGGATTTTAGGGCTTTTGGCACTCGTTGGTGCCGAAGAGCCTCCGGCACTGATAGGATTTGAGGAACCAGAAAATGGCATTCACCCTCGCAGGATTCGGCGCATTGCTCAGTTTTTGGAAACTCGTATGACTCTTGAAGATACTCAGTTCATTGTGACAACACATTCGTCGCTTTTACCCGACCTTATTCCTCCCGAATCGTTGTATGTTTGCCGTAAGGTTAACGGGAACACAGAAATTGAACCTTTCAATATGATGCATGTGGGCCCACTATGGAAAAAATCAGATATTGAGGTAGCATTGGACGACGAAGATGCTCTATCCCCTTCAGAACGTATCTTGCGGGGGGATTTTGATGCGTAACATCAGTCTATTCACGGTTTTTGTGTTCCTCTGACAGGCAGTTTCATCTTTACGCTAAACCCGCAGCATGCCGTCCGGCAGCTGGGTCTCCGGCAGCATAGAACGTTCCACTATCTTTGTCAATATGGAGCATGGAAGGCGCAGCAATAGCACCTCCGTGTGCTCTAACTTGATGACCGCGACCGGCAAGCTCCTGCCGGACGTTTTCGCTGACACTATTGTTGATCGTCAACGAACCCGCTTGCCCGAACGTCTCTATACGGTTCGGATTCGGATCGAATGAGTCTTCGTGATGTGCGGTAGCGAAGCGTGGTGCTGTGACAGCATCTTCCGGTAGCATACCGAATTCAACGAAATCGAGTAGCAAATTCATCGTCGCTTGATCTTGCAGATCACCACCCGCAACGCTGATTGCTAAAATTGGGGCACCGTCTTTGAGAACGAGTGTAGGGGTCAGCGTGATTCTCGGACGCTTTCCGGGCTGGATACAATTCGGATGTCCGGACGTTGTATTGAGACTGCGTAAACGATTGCCGTAACTGACACCCGTCGGTCCGACCATGCCTCCTGCATGATAGACATTCGCACTCGGTGTCGCAGAGACGACATTTCCCCACCGATCAGCAACCGCACAGGTCGTCGTTCCACCGACTCCGGGTCGAAATACACCACCTGCCTTCAGGGGTTCCATGTTATCCACATCACCGGGTCTCGCTTCGTGCGATGCTTTCTGCATATCGATGAGCGGTCGGCGAATCTCAGTGTAGGCATCCGAAAGCAATGCGGTCATTGGGACATCTACAAATTCCGGGTCGCCATAATACGCATCGCGGTCAGCCATCGCTAATTTAAGTGCTTCCGTAACCGCATGCACGTAGTCTGCTGAGGAGTTGCCCATCGCTTTGAGATCGAAGCCTTCCAATAGACGCAATGCCTGACAGAGATAGGGACCCTGTGTCCATGGACCGCACTTGTATACCGTATACCCTCGATAATCCACCGTTACTGGGTCTTCAACAAGCGTAACATGGGCAGCGAGATCTGCCTTACGAAGAAACCCACCCTTGTCAATGTAAAAACCTTCTAACGCATCGGCAATATCGCTATTAGCACCGTTCCGTCCATAGAAACGATC is part of the Candidatus Poribacteria bacterium genome and encodes:
- a CDS encoding sugar phosphate isomerase/epimerase, which gives rise to MGKFRLACHLIQFGGEQQENPEKVLREVADAGWDGVESVPMEDAEGLVEMATLARSLGLHIVNAGSAGLDKIKFNITLGNNAAEVPSLRRSEWGGADPSDADFENAARTLDDILAFCDAHHIKGFHHAHLGTMLETVEDAERLLAVAPSLWLLFDTGHMLAAGSDPMQVFESENLRNRIGHVHLKDCHANDPETWDYRTQRFGEQARFAELGAGNLGLDVKAALEGLESVGYDGWVSVELDRPYPPRPPAEAAVVNREYLRGLGY
- a CDS encoding AAA family ATPase encodes the protein MLKRIKIQGYKSLVDLELNLKSLSVLVGPNASGKSNFLDALQLLSRMSTCHTLEETFEPPYRGHPLESFTFGDEGIKSLLEKEKVSFSIEVDVQLSAAVIESVNQRIEKIRETTAKSTQSADKSVSDRRVLVREKDLRYRIEVEMLPEFGILRVADEYLAALTEEGHPKQNRKPFLERTGDRLHLRMEGQAHPLYYERYLDYSILSRSHYPPHYPHLTAMQQELANWLTFYLEPREQMRLPNPVKAVHDIGSMGEDLAAFLNTLQARNKQQFQSVQKSLHTMIPSITGIDVSVNELGEVELDLREGEKRISARVLSEGTFRILGLLALVGAEEPPALIGFEEPENGIHPRRIRRIAQFLETRMTLEDTQFIVTTHSSLLPDLIPPESLYVCRKVNGNTEIEPFNMMHVGPLWKKSDIEVALDDEDALSPSERILRGDFDA
- a CDS encoding gamma-glutamyltransferase yields the protein MPNTQEIGWKAVSKTGVVAAGGAKAVAAGIEILEAGGNAADAAAGTILALNVTDHGACSIGGEVPLLIFDSEKQEVKSLSGQGRAPLSQDAIDWYIENDIPNGDIKMAPVPSVVDLCTTTLKLYGTKTFEEIVSPTLALLDAGEADWHPDLATTLRRMIVSEQKTSGSREDKIQAASDRFYGRNGANSDIADALEGFYIDKGGFLRKADLAAHVTLVEDPVTVDYRGYTVYKCGPWTQGPYLCQALRLLEGFDLKAMGNSSADYVHAVTEALKLAMADRDAYYGDPEFVDVPMTALLSDAYTEIRRPLIDMQKASHEARPGDVDNMEPLKAGGVFRPGVGGTTTCAVADRWGNVVSATPSANVYHAGGMVGPTGVSYGNRLRSLNTTSGHPNCIQPGKRPRITLTPTLVLKDGAPILAISVAGGDLQDQATMNLLLDFVEFGMLPEDAVTAPRFATAHHEDSFDPNPNRIETFGQAGSLTINNSVSENVRQELAGRGHQVRAHGGAIAAPSMLHIDKDSGTFYAAGDPAAGRHAAGLA